A region of the Amycolatopsis sp. cg13 genome:
TGTACGAGCCGCCGCTGCTCTTCAGGGTCGTGCCGCCGACGCCGACGGCGTAGGGGGAGGACGCCGGCCAGCTCGCGCCGTAGCCGTTGTCACCGCTGGACGCGGTGATCGCCACGCCGGGGTGATTGAAGTGCGTGTCGCCCGCGCCGCCCTCGGACTCGTCGCCGCCCCAGCTGTTGGAGACGAACTTCGCGCCGAGCTTGACCGCGGTGTCCACCGCCTTGCCCAGGTCGTCGGTGCTGGCCTGCTTGGCCTCGACCACGAGGATCTTGGCGTTCGGCGCGGTCGCCGCGATCATGTCGACGTCCAGCGCGGTCTCGACGGCCCAGTCCGGGTCGGCGGCCGGCAGCGGGCTCTCCTGGCCGTCTTCATTCACGATCTGCACGTCGCCCGCGGGCAATCCGAACTGCTTGCGGTAGGCGGCCAAATCTGCTTTGAGAGAGGGATAATCGCCGGACTCGGTGACGGCGATAGTCTGGCCCGCACCGCCGTCGGCCTTCAGCTGATAGGCGGCTTGCAGCTCAGCGGGGCCGTAGCCGGAGGGGGCGGCGCCGGGGGCGCGCCGGGCCTGCTTGATGTCGGTGCGCACCTGTGCGAAG
Encoded here:
- a CDS encoding peptidase S8 — encoded protein: MRKKLIAGGAFAVALALTTGGTATAQQFSAAPAATGGPTVKNACAQVRAAGHMSCFAQVRTDIKQARRAPGAAPSGYGPAELQAAYQLKADGGAGQTIAVTESGDYPSLKADLAAYRKQFGLPAGDVQIVNEDGQESPLPAADPDWAVETALDVDMIAATAPNAKILVVEAKQASTDDLGKAVDTAVKLGAKFVSNSWGGDESEGGAGDTHFNHPGVAITASSGDNGYGASWPASSPYAVGVGGTTLKSSGGSYTETAWKGAGSGCSSYAAKPAYQTAATGCDKKAVADVSAVADPATGVAVYDTFQQSGWQVVGGTSASSPIIASVYADAGTPGAQDWPAQYPWSHTDQLTDVTSGSNGSCDTKQWCNAGTGWDGPTGLGTPKGTAAFTK